The Arachis hypogaea cultivar Tifrunner chromosome 16, arahy.Tifrunner.gnm2.J5K5, whole genome shotgun sequence genome contains a region encoding:
- the LOC112756645 gene encoding uncharacterized protein: MISQDHAKLDSNTIADAIRPLVEADPSIKVKSVIAEVQGRFNYAVSYRKAWLAKQKAVAKVFGDWEVSYQTLPVWLKAMTVKMPRSRVQIKTLPVYRESEEIQGVRVLHRVFWSFYPCIVAFRHCKPLVQVDGTHLRRMVVFPNRFVEICCTIDGVGIISNRHTSIDTAIARSNGAWSPPRAWHMYCIRHIGSNFLRRFKAPYLHKLVVNTGISTRCYGSIHSKFVASAYD, from the exons AtgatttcacaagatcatgccaagttggactcGAACACAATTGCAGATGCCATTAGGCCGTTGGTCGAAGCAGACCCCTCGATAAAGGTGAAGTCTGTTATTGCAGAAGTCCAAGGCAGGTTCAACTACGCTGTGAGTTACCggaaggcttggttggcaaagcagaaagctGTCGCAAAAGTTTTCGGTGATTGGGAAGTTTCTTACCAGACTCTTCCAGTATGGTTGAAAGCAATGACAGTGAAGATGCCAAGGTCTCGTGTTCAAATTAAAACACTCCCCGTTTACCGTGAGAGTGAGGAGATTCAGGGTGTAAGAGTTCTGCACCGCGTTTTTTGGAGCTTCTATCCGTGTATTGTAGCATTCAGACACTGCAAGCCACTAGTGCAGGTTGATGGCACGCACCT CAGACGCATGGTTGTTTTTCCTAACCGATTTGTGGAGATATGTTGTACCATTGATGGTGTGGGTATTATTTCTAACCGCCATACCTCCATCGACACTGCAATAGCTCGCAGTAACGGTGCATGGTCACCACCAAGGGCGTGGCACATGTACTGCATTAGGCACATCGGGTCCAACTTCTTAAGGAGGTTCAAGGCTCCATATTTGCATAAACTTGTGGTGAACACAGGTATTTCAACTCGCTGTTATGGTTCTATTCATAGTAAATTTGTGGCATCTGCTTATGATTAA